CCCACCTGAATTCCAATGACGGTGACCAGGGGAATTAGGGCGTTGCGCAGGGCGTGTTTGTAGAGTACTACCCGCTCGGGTAGTCCCTTGGCTCGAGCCGTACGGATGTAGTCCTGGTTCAGCACATCCAAAAGCGAAGAACGCAACACCCGGCCCAGCCCTGCCAGCATGGGCAGGGAAAGGGTGATGACCGGCAGCACCAACCTAGAGAGGTGTCCCCAGGGGTCTTGATTGAAAGGTACGTAGCCCAGGCTTTGCCAACCTGGGGCCAGTTTGAACACCAGAAAGATGAGCAGGGTGCCCAACCAGAACGAGGGCAGGGTCACCCCGGTGATGGAAAAGAATCGGATCAGGTACTCGGCGCTCGAGTTCCGCCAGTAAGCCGTCAGCACCCCTACCGGAATGGCCAGTCCGATGGCGATGATGAGGGAGAGGAGGGTCAGTTCCAGGGTGATGGGCAGGCGCTGCAAAATTTCCTCGCTGATGGGCCTGCCCGTCCAGATGCTTTGACCCAGGTCGCCACGCAGGGCGGCACTGAGCCAGTTCCAGTACTGCACCAGGATGGGCTGGTTCAACCCCAGCTTTTCACGCAGCGCCGCCAGCCCTTCGGGGGTGATCTCGGTGTTGGCCCCAAGCATAATCTGCACGGCATCGCCGGGGATGAGCCGGATCATCAGGAAAACCAGCACCGAGACCCCAAACAACACAAACACAAGCTCGAGGGAGCGTTTGGCAAGAAAGGAAAGCATCATCTTGAAGAGGTGGCTAGCGGTGGCTTTCGCCTTATACCGCCTGTGGAAAGATACTCTAATCACCCTAGAGGTAATCTTTGTAAGGCCTAGTGTACACCCAAGCCTTGGCCTGGCCAAGAAAGTGTGCTCCATCCAAAAACGATTACCACTGCTCTGCGCTACGCGGACAACTGCTACTAGCTGACCGAAGGCAGACGTTTTTTAGGGAGGGGAGCGCTCTAGGATTCAAAAAGATAACCTCTAGGTTTTTGGTTTTGAACCACAGACAAGCATACCGCCGAATCAAGGTGCGGTTCGCACCGGGTACTGAGGCCCAGCGGTATGCCTGCGAGTTCCTCCCCGGTGCCCAAACCGGGGGATTATAGCCCCCCACACCCCCCTTTTCTCTAACCGAATTCACTGTAACGCACTTTTGCTATGTAACGGTTTTTTGCTGGCAGATGGGCAAAAACGCAGTGCTAGCCTTGCAGCGGTGGAGGTACGGCATATGAAAAAGCTTGTAATTCTGATTCTGTTCGTCGTTGCTCTAGGTGGCGCTTTGGCCTCCGGTTCCAAACAGGCCGATTGCGCGCCTAAATCGGGGGGCAAATTTGATAGCAGGGGGTTCAATTCGTGGACGGGTTAGTACATCGTCGTGAAAATCGCAACGGAAGAGCATCTTTACAGACCTACCCGCTCTAAACATTCGGTACAGCGTCCATATAACACGATTTCGTGCTTCTCGGTTTTGAATCCCACAGGCACCATGAACGAGAAGTCGCCCGGGCAGCCCTCGAGTTCAAAGACCTTGCCGCATCGGGTGCAGTGAAAGTGGTGATGGTGCTTTTTGCCCGCCAGCTCGTAGCGCGGCGCTTCACCGGGGAGTTCGACTGCTACGGCACTACCTTCTTCAACCAGCCCCTTTAGGGTTCGGTAGACGGTAGCGATGCCAAGGCCGGGTACTTTGTGGCGGGCCGCCTCGAGGACTTCGGTGGGAGAAAGCGGTCGGTTGAGCTCGGTCATCACCTCCCGGATGGCCTGGCGCTGGCGGGTCGAGCGTTCCATGGCTTTAGGATAGCAAATCGGGGTCTTGACATTATGATAATGAGTTATCAATATAAATAGTTGACTTGCGAGGTTTTATATGAAGCAGATTCTCCCGCTGGGATTTTTGCTGATGCTGGGCTCTGGTCTGGCGCAGCCGCTACAGGTGGCCGCAACCACGGGCTTTATTGCCGATATGGTGCGGGTTGTGGGGGGCAGCCGTGTCGGTGTGGTGCAGGTGGTGCCCAACGGCAGCGACCCTCATAGCTTTGAGCCGCGCCCTTCGGTGGTTCGGGCCATCAGCAGCGCCAGGGTCTTTTTTGCTAATGGGCTTGGGCTCGAGCCCTTTTTCGAGAAACTCGAGGCCCAGCTTCCCCCCAGGGCCCGCATCGTGGAGTTAGCCGGCGGCATGCCCAACCTGATCGCGGCGGAGAAGGAAACCCCGGGCGATAGCCACGAAGATCACGCGCATCAGCACGGGGCCTATGACCCCCACCTTTGGCTCGACCCCACCTATGGCATTCGCTATGTGGAGAAAATCCGCGATGCCCTGGTCTCGCTCGATCCCGCCGGGCGGGCTGCCTATACCCAGAGTGCCGCTCGCTACATCGCCCAGATTCGCCAGGCTGATGCTGCCACCAAGCGCTGCCTGGCCGACATCCCACCAGCCCGGCGCAAGCTGGTTTCCCAACACGACGCGCTGCGCTATTTCAATCGCTATTACCAGCTCACCAGTATCGGCGCCATCGCCGACTTTGTCGGCCAAGAGCGCGGCCCGGCCAGCCTGGCCAAGCTGGCCCAGGCCATGAAGAGAGAAGGCGTGGGGGTGATTTTTGTGGAGCCGCAGTTCTCGCAGGCCCAGGCCCGTGCCCTGGCCGAGGCCACCGGCGCCCGCATTGTCCGTATTTATTCCGATGCCTTCGACAACACGGTCAATTCCTACCTAAAGCTCATCCAGGCCAACGGGCAGGCCATCTGTCAGGCCTTCAAGTAGAGCCCTGCTCCATGCCACTTCCCAAAGAACCCAATGCAGATGCAGTTCTGGCTCTGGGGCCAGGGTGCGCTCAACGGTAACCTGCTAGCCCATGGCTTCCTGAAAAATTCAAGTCCAACAGGTCAGGGCTCGAGCCTCTACCTCAAAGACGGGGTGGGGCTTCACTCGGCGGTAGCCTGACTATTGCACGCTGACGGGGTGCTGCTCTACCACCGGCCCGGTGAATCTTTTTACTGGCTGGAAAGCGCCGATTCAAACCCTTTGTATCGCGGCTCCCACCAAAAGGGCCCACGCGGGGGCTCGTATTGTAGTTCCTACAGCGTTTTTGCTGTAGGGACTATTCGTGGGAACCGCTCTATGAGGGGTGGATTGCAGGCCGATATGGTCTGGACTGTCGGCGGCAACAACTTACGAATCTAGCGCTGGGCATTACCACTGTTCAAAAAAGCAATAATGCCCCCGGCCAGCCCGTCCGCCAACTGTTGCCGGTAAGCGTCCGTAGCCAGCTTTTGGCCCTCAACCGGATGATTGACAAAGCCAATCTCTACCAGAATGGCCGGAATTCGCGCGTTGCGGATCACGTAAAAAGGGGCGGTTTGCACTCCCCGGCTCACCGCCCCGGTCTCGCGCACCAGCGAGCGCAGGGTCTTGAGGGCCAGTTGCTCGGAAAACTTGAGGTTGGCCTGGGCCAGGAGGTCGCGCATGAGCCGTTGGGCTACGCTACGGGCCTCCTGGGTCAGGCGCTGCCCCAAGGCCCCGCCCCCGTTTTCAAGGATGGCCTTGGACAAAAGCCGCTGGTCGATGGTTTCGCCAAAGTAGTAGACTTCAATCCCCTGGGCAGACCGTTCGGCGGCGTTGGCGTGAATGGATACAAATAGCGTGCGCTTGCTATCGGCCATGGCTGCCCGTAGCCCCAGGTCGGTGGCTTTGTTGGCCGAAAGATGTCTATCTGTGCTGCGGGTCAGGACGACCCGGATGCCTTTGGCCTCGAGGCGCTTTTTTGTGCGCAGGGCCACTTGCAACACGACTTCCTCTTCCCGCACGTGTCCGATGGCCCCCGGATCAACCCCACCGTGGCCGGGGTCGAGCACCACCACCGGCGCAGGTGCCCGGGCGCCGGATTGCGGTCGGACGGAGGTGCGGGCCGTGTTTGCGTCATTGCGTACTTCCAGCACCAGGCGGCGGGGGTTGGGGAGCTCGAGGGTGCGGTAGCGGACGCCCGCCCGGAGCGTGACCACGTAAATCGAGCCACCCGGACTGGGGGTGACTCGATAGCCGACAACCTGTGGCGTGTTCAGCAAGGTTCGCAAGGTGCGGGGTGGGGTGCCCTGGAAGCGGATCGAAAGCTCGTTGCCGGCCCGGCTCAGGCTAAAGCGGGCCTCGGCGGGCAGGGCAAAAACCAGCCGGGTAAGGCCGTTTTCGGTACCCACTCGAGGCTGGGCCAGTCCCAGAGAGGTTAAGTAGAACACCAATACCAAAATGAATCGCATCTGACACAATTGTAGCGCCATGGTATGAGAGCTGTCACGTAGCGCTCGAGGTTGTTAGATTACATGGTTCTTGCTAGTGGAACACCCCTTATTGCTGGGTCGGAAAAGTTGTTGTAAGTCATTCGCCCGTGTGAATGAGCGACAGCGGTAGCAGTTACAATAGCGTTCCCCACGAGGCTGTGGGCAGGGTGTCGTCACTGATTCGAAAATGCACTTATTGCCCCGGCCACCGCCGCTCGATGTAGTCCAGCTTTCGCCCCCGCAGGAGCCAGGCGGCCATCAAGGTGGTGAGGGGAACCGCCAACACCAGGGCCAGCGAACCTACCAACATGGCCACAATTTCGGCGGCAAAGGTCTCGTTGTTGATGAGCAACACCAGGGGCACATCGCTCCGGCTAATCAGCAGCAGCAAGGGCAATGTACCCGCCGCATAGGCCAGAATCAGGGTATTGACCAGACTGCCAATGTGGTCGAAGCCCACCGTCATGCCCCGGGTGTAAAGCTCCCGCAGGCCATAGCGAGGGTTGGCCTGCACCAGCGCTTGCACCACCGCAGCCTGGGTCACGGTTACATCGTTCAGGGCCCCCAATGCCCCTACCACCACCCCGGCCAGATACAGCGAGACCAGATCGAGGTTGCCCCCTAGTTGGAAACGGGCCAGGAAGGCTTCCTCCGAAGTGAGGCCGGTAAACTGCATCCACTCGGTTAGCAGTACCGAAAGCACCAGGGCCACCAGGGTGGCAAAAGTGGTTCCTATGAGGGCCGCGGTGGTCTTGCGGTGGATGCCATGAACAAAATAGATCGAGAGCGCCAGAATACCAAAAGCACCTACAAAAGTGACCAAGAGGGGGTTATTGCCCGCCGAAATTTGTGGCACCACAAAAAAGGCCAGTACCGCCATGCTGGCGGCGGTGCCCAACAGACCCCGCAAGCCCTTGCCCCGCCCCAGGGCTACCGTTACCAGCACAAATAGCCCGAGCAAGCCCCACAGGTAGGGGATGCGGTAGGGTTCGGCAATATAGGTTCTGCCGTCGGCTTCGTACACCACCACCTGCTGCCCTACCCGGAAGCCTGCCGACTCAGTGGGCAACTCCGCTTCCTTGAGCTGCTCACCCACCCGCACGGTTGCACTCTTATCGCCCATCGAAACGATCCGGGCAGTCGAGTACGCGCTGGGCGAACTGGGGGGAGCCGGGTCTTGCGCCCAAGCTAGGCCCAAAACCACCAGAAAAACAAGCCACAAACGCATGGTGCACATCATATTGGGCTTTTTCATGAGAGGGTGAAGGTGCGCAGCGGTGCCAACCTCACCTATGTGGGGGAAGTAAGACTCGAGGTGTTTGGGCAAAACGACGGCACCATGGGGTTTTGTAGTAGACTACCCCTGTACCAAAAACCCAGCGGAGGTCTGCGATGAATCCCACACCGTCTATTACCGATACCGTGATGAACATGGTTAGCCAGAGCATTCAGGTGCTCACTAAACCCAGCGTGGAAACCTTTGAGCAGTACGAAAATAAAGGTACCCTGCGCGAAGCGGTTATTTATGTGTTGGTCGCTGCCGTAATTACCGGTTTATTTAGTCTGAGCGGGGGTGTTGGGGCATTTTTGAATGGCATTATCGGAACCATTGTGGGTTTTCTGGTTTTTACCTACTTAGTACATTATGTGGGCAAGTCGCAGGGGGGCACCGGCACGCTCGACAACGTGGCCTACACGTTTGCCCTGTTCTGGGCGCCAATCAATGTACTGATTGCGGTGGTGAGCCTGATTCTGATTATTTCAATAATCGGTATTTTCTTGGTGCCTTTGCTGGTTGTAGCAGCGTTGGTTATCAATGTCTATTTTGCCTACCTGGCTGTGCAGTCGAGCATG
This genomic stretch from Meiothermus sp. harbors:
- a CDS encoding ABC transporter permease; its protein translation is MMLSFLAKRSLELVFVLFGVSVLVFLMIRLIPGDAVQIMLGANTEITPEGLAALREKLGLNQPILVQYWNWLSAALRGDLGQSIWTGRPISEEILQRLPITLELTLLSLIIAIGLAIPVGVLTAYWRNSSAEYLIRFFSITGVTLPSFWLGTLLIFLVFKLAPGWQSLGYVPFNQDPWGHLSRLVLPVITLSLPMLAGLGRVLRSSLLDVLNQDYIRTARAKGLPERVVLYKHALRNALIPLVTVIGIQVGYLFGGAIVVEQVFAIPGMGRLILGAINERNYPLIQGAILLVTTAFVLINLVVDLIYAKLDPRVEYA
- a CDS encoding Fur family transcriptional regulator — its product is MERSTRQRQAIREVMTELNRPLSPTEVLEAARHKVPGLGIATVYRTLKGLVEEGSAVAVELPGEAPRYELAGKKHHHHFHCTRCGKVFELEGCPGDFSFMVPVGFKTEKHEIVLYGRCTECLERVGL
- a CDS encoding metal ABC transporter substrate-binding protein: MKQILPLGFLLMLGSGLAQPLQVAATTGFIADMVRVVGGSRVGVVQVVPNGSDPHSFEPRPSVVRAISSARVFFANGLGLEPFFEKLEAQLPPRARIVELAGGMPNLIAAEKETPGDSHEDHAHQHGAYDPHLWLDPTYGIRYVEKIRDALVSLDPAGRAAYTQSAARYIAQIRQADAATKRCLADIPPARRKLVSQHDALRYFNRYYQLTSIGAIADFVGQERGPASLAKLAQAMKREGVGVIFVEPQFSQAQARALAEATGARIVRIYSDAFDNTVNSYLKLIQANGQAICQAFK
- a CDS encoding N-acetylmuramoyl-L-alanine amidase, producing the protein MRFILVLVFYLTSLGLAQPRVGTENGLTRLVFALPAEARFSLSRAGNELSIRFQGTPPRTLRTLLNTPQVVGYRVTPSPGGSIYVVTLRAGVRYRTLELPNPRRLVLEVRNDANTARTSVRPQSGARAPAPVVVLDPGHGGVDPGAIGHVREEEVVLQVALRTKKRLEAKGIRVVLTRSTDRHLSANKATDLGLRAAMADSKRTLFVSIHANAAERSAQGIEVYYFGETIDQRLLSKAILENGGGALGQRLTQEARSVAQRLMRDLLAQANLKFSEQLALKTLRSLVRETGAVSRGVQTAPFYVIRNARIPAILVEIGFVNHPVEGQKLATDAYRQQLADGLAGGIIAFLNSGNAQR
- a CDS encoding YibE/F family protein; its protein translation is MRLWLVFLVVLGLAWAQDPAPPSSPSAYSTARIVSMGDKSATVRVGEQLKEAELPTESAGFRVGQQVVVYEADGRTYIAEPYRIPYLWGLLGLFVLVTVALGRGKGLRGLLGTAASMAVLAFFVVPQISAGNNPLLVTFVGAFGILALSIYFVHGIHRKTTAALIGTTFATLVALVLSVLLTEWMQFTGLTSEEAFLARFQLGGNLDLVSLYLAGVVVGALGALNDVTVTQAAVVQALVQANPRYGLRELYTRGMTVGFDHIGSLVNTLILAYAAGTLPLLLLISRSDVPLVLLINNETFAAEIVAMLVGSLALVLAVPLTTLMAAWLLRGRKLDYIERRWPGQ
- a CDS encoding YIP1 family protein — protein: MNPTPSITDTVMNMVSQSIQVLTKPSVETFEQYENKGTLREAVIYVLVAAVITGLFSLSGGVGAFLNGIIGTIVGFLVFTYLVHYVGKSQGGTGTLDNVAYTFALFWAPINVLIAVVSLILIISIIGIFLVPLLVVAALVINVYFAYLAVQSSMNLRESGKIWITLAVAFVGTLLASMLIAAILR